A stretch of Sulfurimonas xiamenensis DNA encodes these proteins:
- the map gene encoding type I methionyl aminopeptidase has translation MSIALRKPAEIEKLRAANKIVGGALELLRQNTKPGISLKELDAMAEDFIRSHGARPSFKGLYGFPNAVCTSLNQVIIHGIPTDYKLQEGDIIGYDIGTELEGWYGDAAITAPVGKISAKDEALIACAKDSLYEAIESIKEGMRFKELSAVLENAIRSRGFIPLHSFCGHGIGRKPHEEPEIPNYLEGKNAKAGPKIKNGMVFCLEPMICQKDSKPLILENKWDVVSADGLNGSHYEHTVAVINGKAEILSLA, from the coding sequence ATGTCAATTGCGCTTAGAAAACCTGCAGAAATTGAGAAATTAAGAGCTGCCAATAAAATTGTTGGCGGTGCTTTAGAGTTGTTAAGACAAAATACAAAACCTGGAATCTCTTTAAAAGAGCTTGATGCAATGGCAGAGGATTTTATCCGCTCTCACGGCGCAAGACCCTCTTTTAAAGGGCTTTACGGCTTCCCAAATGCAGTTTGTACTTCACTTAATCAAGTTATTATTCACGGTATTCCTACTGATTACAAACTTCAAGAGGGTGATATTATCGGTTATGATATTGGAACAGAACTTGAGGGATGGTACGGAGATGCAGCAATAACTGCGCCGGTAGGTAAAATAAGCGCAAAAGATGAAGCGCTTATTGCATGTGCTAAAGATTCTCTTTATGAAGCGATAGAATCTATAAAAGAGGGTATGAGATTTAAAGAACTCTCAGCTGTTTTAGAAAATGCTATCCGATCAAGAGGCTTTATCCCGCTTCACAGTTTTTGTGGACACGGTATCGGTAGAAAACCTCATGAAGAGCCTGAAATACCAAACTATCTTGAAGGGAAAAACGCAAAAGCGGGACCTAAGATTAAAAATGGAATGGTTTTTTGTTTGGAACCGATGATTTGTCAAAAGGATTCAAAACCGCTTATTTTAGAAAATAAGTGGGATGTTGTTAGTGCCGATGGTTTAAACGGTTCACACTATGAGCATACTGTTGCAGTTATCAATGGTAAAGCTGAAATTTTATCTCTGGCTTGA
- the infA gene encoding translation initiation factor IF-1, whose amino-acid sequence MAKSDVIEVDGKIIEALPNATFRVELENGHIILCHIAGKMRMHYIKILPGDKVKLELTPYSLDKGRITYRYK is encoded by the coding sequence ATGGCTAAATCAGATGTTATCGAAGTTGATGGCAAGATTATAGAGGCTTTGCCAAATGCAACATTTCGTGTTGAGTTAGAAAACGGACATATTATTTTATGTCATATTGCAGGTAAAATGCGTATGCACTATATTAAAATACTTCCGGGTGACAAAGTAAAACTTGAATTAACTCCATACTCACTTGATAAAGGTCGTATCACTTACAGATACAAATAA
- a CDS encoding CvfB family protein — MQQNQHLELGRINCLLVDRHTPHGIFLKAVDEKDVLLPQAYVTDAMQEDTLLEVFLYTDSEDRLIATTLKPKAMLDEYALFEVVDVAPFGAFVNWGLAKDLFVPNMFQKEKFKIGDKRFLKVVYDEKTHRLVGTEKLGNFFDKRPKGLAPNKEVKILIIAKTPLGFKCIVEDKYEGLIYHNEIFEKIEIGSERKAFVKNVRKDGCIDLSLQAGGAKQKDASNEKILSLLKQNGGIMPYNYKSDPELIKNVFGLSKKAYKRSLTALQESGAIEIKESGIYLKS, encoded by the coding sequence TTGCAACAAAACCAACATTTAGAACTCGGGCGCATAAACTGCCTGCTAGTTGACAGACACACACCTCACGGTATATTTTTAAAAGCAGTTGATGAAAAAGATGTGCTTTTGCCTCAAGCATATGTAACTGATGCAATGCAAGAAGATACTCTTTTGGAGGTATTTTTATATACCGACTCAGAGGACAGACTTATTGCCACTACTCTTAAGCCAAAAGCTATGCTTGATGAATATGCTCTTTTTGAAGTCGTTGATGTAGCGCCTTTTGGGGCATTTGTAAACTGGGGGCTTGCCAAAGATCTATTCGTCCCAAATATGTTTCAAAAAGAGAAATTTAAGATAGGTGACAAAAGATTTTTAAAAGTCGTTTATGATGAAAAGACTCATCGTCTTGTAGGCACCGAGAAGCTAGGTAACTTTTTTGATAAAAGACCGAAAGGACTCGCTCCAAACAAAGAGGTTAAGATACTTATTATTGCAAAAACACCTCTTGGATTTAAATGTATTGTGGAAGATAAATATGAGGGTTTGATTTATCACAATGAGATCTTTGAAAAGATAGAGATTGGAAGCGAAAGAAAAGCATTTGTAAAAAATGTTAGAAAAGATGGCTGCATCGACTTAAGCCTTCAAGCCGGCGGGGCAAAACAAAAAGATGCCTCAAACGAAAAAATCCTCTCTCTTTTAAAACAAAACGGCGGAATTATGCCTTATAACTATAAAAGCGATCCGGAGTTGATTAAAAATGTATTTGGATTAAGCAAAAAAGCTTATAAAAGATCGCTTACAGCTTTGCAAGAGAGCGGAGCTATTGAGATTAAAGAGAGCGGGATATACCTAAAGAGCTAA
- a CDS encoding chorismate mutase yields MSSVKKCNSLEEVREEIDKIDELIVKLISQRSHLVRQAVLFKNSIEEVKADDRIDFILQRVRNLAIQENVSPNMISDLFKIMINEMVETEISEFRNTQIF; encoded by the coding sequence ATGTCGAGTGTAAAAAAATGTAATTCATTAGAAGAGGTCAGAGAAGAGATTGACAAGATAGATGAGTTAATTGTTAAACTTATATCTCAAAGAAGTCATCTTGTGCGTCAAGCTGTATTGTTTAAAAACAGTATTGAAGAGGTTAAGGCTGATGATAGAATAGATTTTATTCTGCAAAGAGTTCGTAATTTAGCAATTCAAGAAAATGTATCTCCAAATATGATTTCTGATCTTTTTAAAATCATGATCAACGAGATGGTTGAAACTGAGATATCAGAATTTAGAAATACACAAATATTTTAA
- the secY gene encoding preprotein translocase subunit SecY codes for MNKNLVNKILITIGFLFIYRLLAYVPVPGVDASVIASFFDSHQSDALGLFNMFSGNAVERMSIIALGIMPYITASIIMELLAATFAPLGQMKKERDGMVKYMQIIRYATIVITIIQAIGISVGLQSLTGPNGNSAILVDHNTFIMLSAVSMVAGTMLLMWIGEQITQNGIGNGISLIIFAGIVSAIPSAIGQTITMVNTGAMSFLTVLAILALILGTVGVIIYVELGERRVPVTYAKKVIMQNQNKRVMNYIPIKVNLSGVIPVIFASAILMFPMTVLSSSTNPTVMAIADHLNPNSYFFNFLTFVFVVFFAFFYASITFNSKDIAENLKKQGGFIPGIRTGNATSEFLNTTASNLTFTGALYLGLVATLPFMIIKGMGVPFFFGGTAVLIVVQVALDTMRKIEAQVYMSKYETLSAVGL; via the coding sequence GTGAATAAAAATCTAGTAAATAAGATACTTATTACTATCGGGTTTTTATTTATTTATCGCCTACTGGCATATGTGCCAGTTCCAGGCGTAGATGCTTCTGTTATCGCTTCATTCTTCGACTCACATCAATCAGATGCCCTTGGACTTTTTAATATGTTTAGCGGTAATGCTGTTGAGAGAATGTCAATCATAGCTCTTGGAATTATGCCTTATATTACTGCTTCTATCATTATGGAGCTTTTAGCAGCTACATTTGCCCCTCTTGGACAGATGAAAAAAGAGCGTGACGGAATGGTTAAGTATATGCAAATTATCCGCTATGCGACAATTGTAATTACAATCATTCAAGCAATAGGTATCAGTGTCGGACTTCAGAGTCTTACAGGACCAAATGGTAACAGTGCAATATTGGTTGATCATAACACATTTATAATGCTTTCTGCTGTTTCTATGGTAGCAGGTACCATGCTTCTTATGTGGATAGGCGAGCAGATCACACAAAACGGTATCGGCAATGGTATCTCTTTGATTATCTTTGCGGGAATCGTATCAGCTATCCCAAGTGCAATCGGTCAAACGATTACAATGGTAAATACAGGTGCAATGAGTTTTCTAACTGTGCTTGCAATTCTTGCTTTGATACTTGGAACTGTCGGTGTAATTATTTATGTTGAACTTGGCGAGCGCCGTGTACCTGTTACATACGCTAAAAAAGTTATAATGCAAAACCAAAATAAAAGAGTTATGAACTATATCCCTATCAAAGTAAATTTATCGGGTGTTATTCCGGTTATCTTTGCGAGTGCGATACTTATGTTTCCTATGACTGTTTTATCAAGCAGTACAAACCCTACTGTTATGGCAATTGCAGATCATCTAAACCCGAATAGTTATTTCTTTAACTTTTTGACATTTGTTTTTGTTGTTTTCTTTGCATTTTTTTATGCATCGATTACTTTTAACTCAAAAGATATTGCAGAAAATCTGAAAAAACAGGGTGGATTTATTCCTGGTATTCGTACCGGTAATGCAACTAGTGAATTTTTAAATACAACAGCAAGTAATCTTACTTTTACAGGTGCACTCTATCTTGGTTTAGTTGCAACGCTGCCGTTTATGATTATAAAAGGGATGGGTGTTCCATTTTTCTTTGGCGGTACTGCGGTGTTGATTGTTGTTCAAGTCGCGCTTGATACAATGAGAAAAATCGAGGCTCAGGTTTACATGAGTAAATATGAGACACTAAGTGCAGTTGGTCTATAA